Proteins encoded by one window of Bacillus sp. SM2101:
- a CDS encoding YlbE-like family protein, protein MRPTIYEYIQSNKELQHFIRAQPIWYRKLSRNPESIKVFENEARSYYGKTFQHRLDTFSNSFQMFSMLANFFQADQSS, encoded by the coding sequence ATGAGACCAACAATTTATGAATATATACAATCGAACAAAGAGCTACAGCATTTTATACGAGCTCAACCGATTTGGTACCGCAAACTTTCGAGGAATCCAGAATCGATTAAAGTTTTTGAAAATGAAGCTAGATCATATTATGGAAAGACTTTTCAACATAGACTTGATACATTTTCTAACTCTTTTCAAATGTTTTCTATGTTAGCTAATTTTTTCCAAGCAGATCAAAGTAGCTAA
- a CDS encoding CAP domain-containing protein has product MKRKIGFAIFTSYLIIGIITFMNDSPSNEISNQEEIIQVNQRLNSSVEVEKREITLNGLDSFIGKPSEVIEREFGKPIRVDKSIYDYDWWIYNQHPSQYIQIGVENNIVTTIYAIGEELNTEPFIIGQPIDEIINTYSLEQSISFTANNNNYRFELSEQDLEIRPLVKVNDVYIQLYFDRYSNKLSSIRYMDANTLIKQRPYELVYRGDVLSSEELSIEELALVEQGVAKQILDLTNIIRNQHNLPAVQWNEEAAIVAHKHSKEMYDENYFSHTSPLSGGLPERLKEGNVYYFSAGENIAAKYIDGIAVMVGWLNSQSHRETLLNENFTNLGVGVYKKYYTQNFIESWE; this is encoded by the coding sequence ATGAAAAGAAAAATAGGGTTTGCAATATTTACTAGTTATCTAATTATTGGAATCATAACTTTTATGAATGATTCACCTTCAAATGAAATCAGCAATCAAGAAGAAATCATTCAAGTTAATCAACGGTTGAATAGTAGTGTTGAAGTGGAAAAACGTGAAATTACGTTAAACGGATTAGATTCGTTTATAGGGAAACCTAGTGAAGTTATTGAAAGAGAATTTGGGAAACCAATAAGAGTTGATAAGTCCATTTATGATTACGATTGGTGGATTTATAATCAACATCCATCACAATATATTCAAATTGGCGTTGAAAACAATATAGTGACAACGATATATGCAATTGGAGAGGAATTAAACACAGAACCATTTATCATTGGACAACCTATCGATGAGATCATAAACACATACTCTCTGGAGCAATCAATATCATTCACAGCTAATAACAATAATTATCGATTTGAACTATCAGAACAGGACTTAGAAATTCGTCCATTAGTTAAAGTAAACGATGTTTATATCCAATTATATTTTGATAGATATTCAAATAAATTATCGAGTATTAGATACATGGATGCAAATACGTTAATAAAACAAAGACCATATGAACTAGTATATAGGGGAGATGTATTATCTTCTGAGGAGCTATCGATAGAGGAATTAGCATTAGTTGAACAAGGTGTCGCAAAACAAATATTGGACCTTACAAATATTATTAGAAATCAGCATAATTTACCTGCCGTACAGTGGAATGAAGAAGCGGCCATCGTTGCACATAAACATAGTAAAGAAATGTATGATGAAAATTATTTTTCTCACACTTCTCCATTAAGTGGGGGATTACCAGAACGTTTAAAAGAAGGAAATGTTTATTACTTTTCTGCTGGAGAAAATATAGCTGCAAAGTATATTGATGGGATAGCCGTTATGGTTGGCTGGCTGAATAGCCAAAGTCACAGAGAGACGTTATTAAATGAGAATTTTACAAATTTAGGAGTTGGAGTGTACAAAAAATATTATACACAAAATTTTATTGAATCGTGGGAATAG
- a CDS encoding YlbD family protein, which translates to MEKRAHPDVKKFKEFVKQHPKLISEVRRGEKTWQEFFEDWYLFGDDDEMWDEFKGSNSNDSSEDNNEAKPEILGTFLSSIKNMDLNQVEQHLNTFGEAITTLQSVLQQFQPELKQQQVTNDLTPFSFRKD; encoded by the coding sequence ATGGAAAAACGAGCCCACCCTGATGTTAAGAAGTTTAAAGAATTTGTTAAACAACACCCTAAACTCATCAGTGAAGTACGCCGTGGTGAGAAGACATGGCAGGAATTTTTTGAAGACTGGTATTTATTTGGTGATGATGATGAAATGTGGGATGAATTTAAAGGAAGCAATAGTAATGACAGTAGTGAAGACAATAATGAAGCTAAACCTGAGATTTTAGGAACTTTTTTATCTTCCATAAAGAATATGGACTTAAATCAAGTTGAGCAACATTTAAATACATTTGGAGAGGCGATTACTACCCTTCAAAGTGTTTTACAACAATTTCAGCCAGAGCTAAAGCAACAGCAGGTAACGAATGACCTTACTCCTTTCTCGTTTCGAAAAGATTAA